The Trinickia caryophylli genomic sequence CCGCACGACGCTGCAGGCGCTGATCGCCATCTACGACCACTGCAACTCGCTGCACACCAACGCATACGACGAAGCGATCACGACGCCTACCGAGGACTCGGTGCGGCGCGCGCTGGCGATCCAACTGATCATCAACCGCGAATGGGGGCTCGCGAAAAGCGAAAATCCGAACCAGGGCAGCTTCGTGATCGAAGAGCTGACCGACCTCGTGGAAGCGGCGGTGCTCGCCGAATTCGACCGCCTGACCGAGCGCGGCGGGGTGCTGGGCGCGATGGAAACGGGCTACCAGCGCAGCCGCATCCAGGACGAGTCGATGTTGTACGAGCGCCGCAAGCACGACGGCTCATATCCGATCGTCGGCGTGAACACGTTCGTCGGGCCAGCGGCCCGTGAAGCGCGTCAACCGCTCGTGCTGGCGCGCTCGACACGCGAGGAGAAGGACGATCAGCGTGCGCGCCTCGCCGCGTTTCACGAGCGGCATCGCGAGGAAGCGGCGCCGATGCTGCGGCGGTTGCAGCAGGCCGTCATCGATGACGAAAACGTGTTCGCGGTGCTGATGGATGCGGTGCGCGTCTGCTCGCTCGGGCAGATCACGCACGCGCTGTTCGAGGTGGGCGGGCAGTATCGGCGGACGATGTAAGGTCGGGCGCCGGCCGGCAAGCCGGCACACGCAACGTCGCTTGCTCGCGCGGCGGTCGGCGTGCCGGGCTGAAGGGTTACGATTACCGCAGCGCGAGCCTGGCCCGCGCCGAATCGTATTCGTCCTTGAGCCGCGCGACGAGTTCGGCCACGCTCGGAACGTCGTCCATCAGTCCGACGCCCTGGCCGGCGCCCCAGATGTCTTTCCAGGCCTTCGCCTTGTCGCTCGCGAAGTTCATCTTCGTCTTGTCCGACACGGGCAGCGCATCGGGATCGAGCCCCGCGTTGACGATGCTTTCGCGGATGTAGTTGCCGTGCACGCCGGTGAACAGGTTCGTATAAACGATGTCGGCCGCCGCCGCGTTCACGATCGCGCGCTTGTAGCTGTCCACCGCGTGCGCTTCCCGCGTTGCGATAAAGCGCGTGCCGATGTAGGCGAGGTCCGCTCCCATTGCCTGCGCCGCGAGAATCGCACCGCCGGTCGCGATCGAGCCCGACAACACGATCGGCCCGTCGAAAATCCGCCGCACTTCGCCCACGAGCGCGAACGGCGAAAGGGTGCCCGCATGGCCGCCTGCACCCGCCGCCACGAGAATCAGCCCGTCCACGCCCGCTTCGAGCGCCTTTTGCGCATGGCGCAGGTTGATGACGTCGTGCAGGACGATGCCGCCATAGCTGTGTACCGCGTCGATCATTTCCCTCACGGGCGCGCGCAGGCTCGTAATGAAGATCGGCACCTTGTGCTCGACGCACACACGTATGTCCTGCTCGAGGCGCGCATTCGACTGATGCACGATCTGATTGACGGCGACCGGGCCGACCGTCGCGCCAGGGTTCGCCGCCTTGTGCGCGGCGAGCGCCTCGTCGATCTGCGTGAGCCATTCGTCGAGCTGCTCTGCCGGCCGCGCGTTGAGCGCCGGAAACGAGCCGACGATGCCGGCCTTGCATTGCGCGAGCACGAGCTCGGGGTAGCTGACGATGAACATCGGCGACGCCACCACCGGCAGCGACAGGTTTTGGAGGACAGCGGGCAAGGCCATGACGCAAGTCTCCTTCAGTGCGCACATAAGAGAACGGTCGTTCGATTATACGGAGCCGGCGGCTTTATGGCAGCCCGGCGGATTCGAAGGAGTGCTCGGGTTCTACGCTCCGTGCGCGTGCGAACGAGCGCGCGCCTCGCGCATCCGTAGAATGCGAAGGTAGGTATAACGAACAACAAGAGGCAGGAGCGAGCGTAATGACATTCGCCGACTTTACTCCGTTTCGCATGGCCGTCGACGGGGCCGAAATCCAAGGCCTCAAAGGCGGCGTCGGTGCGCCGCTGTTGCTGCTGCACGGACATCCGCAAACGCACCTGATCTGGCATCGATGCGCGGCGGAGCTGGCCCGGCACTTCACGGTCGTGGCAACGGACTTGCGCGGCTACGGCGCGTCTTCGAAACCGTCGAGCGACGCGGAGCACAGGCCCTATTCGAAGCGCTCGATGGCGGCCGATCAGGTTGCGGTCATGCGCGAGCTCGGTTTCGAGCGCTTTCTCGTCTGCGCGCACGACCGCGGCGCGCGCGTCGCGCATCGCATGGCGCTCGACCATGCAGACGCGGTGGAGCGGCTCATGCTGCTCGACATCGCGCCGACGCTCGCCATGTACGAAGGCACGACGCGCGCCTTCGCC encodes the following:
- a CDS encoding NAD(P)H-dependent flavin oxidoreductase, with the translated sequence MALPAVLQNLSLPVVASPMFIVSYPELVLAQCKAGIVGSFPALNARPAEQLDEWLTQIDEALAAHKAANPGATVGPVAVNQIVHQSNARLEQDIRVCVEHKVPIFITSLRAPVREMIDAVHSYGGIVLHDVINLRHAQKALEAGVDGLILVAAGAGGHAGTLSPFALVGEVRRIFDGPIVLSGSIATGGAILAAQAMGADLAYIGTRFIATREAHAVDSYKRAIVNAAAADIVYTNLFTGVHGNYIRESIVNAGLDPDALPVSDKTKMNFASDKAKAWKDIWGAGQGVGLMDDVPSVAELVARLKDEYDSARARLALR